Sequence from the Malaciobacter pacificus genome:
ATCTCTCCATTTACACATGGTTCTGCACTTCATACTGATATTATGAAAACTGAGGGATTAAAAAATGCTTTAAATATCCAAAAGTTTGATGCAGTATTTGGAGGTGCACGAAGAGATGAGGAAAAATCTAGAGCAAAAGAGAGAATCTACTCTTTTAGAGATAAAAACCATAGATGGGACCCAAAGAACCAAAGACCAGAATTATGGAATATCTATAATGGAAAACACACACAAGGTGAGTCAATTAGAGTATTCCCTTTATCAAACTGGACAGAACTTGATATTTGGCAATATATCTATTTAGAAGAGATTCCAATTCCTGATTTATATTTTTCTAAAGAGAGAGAAGTAGTTGAATATATGGGAACTAAAATCATGGTTGATGATGATAGAATGCCTGAAGAATTAAGAAAGACTGCTAAAAAAGAGAATGTAAGATTTAGAACACTAGGATGTTATCCTTTAACAGGTGCAGTTGAAAGTGTTGCGACAACTCTTCCTGAAATTATTCAAGAGATGCTTGTATGTACAACAAGTGAAAGACAAGGAAGATTAATAGATAGTGATGGTGATGCATCAATGGAGAAAAAGAAACAAGAGGGGTATTTTTAATGGCACATCAAGGCGATTTAATTTCAAAAGATATAGAAGCATATCTTAAAGAGCATGAGAATAAAGAGATTCTTAGATTTATCACTTGT
This genomic interval carries:
- the cysD gene encoding sulfate adenylyltransferase subunit CysD, with the translated sequence MEISQERLTHLKQLEAESMHIMREVVAEFSNPGMLYSVGKDSSVMLHLLQKAFYPAPPPLPLMHVDTKWKFKEMIEFRDRRAKEVGMELIVYSNPKGLEMDISPFTHGSALHTDIMKTEGLKNALNIQKFDAVFGGARRDEEKSRAKERIYSFRDKNHRWDPKNQRPELWNIYNGKHTQGESIRVFPLSNWTELDIWQYIYLEEIPIPDLYFSKEREVVEYMGTKIMVDDDRMPEELRKTAKKENVRFRTLGCYPLTGAVESVATTLPEIIQEMLVCTTSERQGRLIDSDGDASMEKKKQEGYF